The Ignavibacteria bacterium genome contains the following window.
CTTTAGAAGAACTTCAAATATTTTTTGAAGAGATTAATGAAGATAAATTCAGAGCCACTCAGGTTTTTCAGTGGCTTTATCAGAAACGCGTCTCTTCATTTGATGAAATGACAAATCTTTCCAAATCCCTCAGAAACAAACTAAAACAAATCGCAAGTATTGATCAATTGAAACTTGTTGAGACGCAGACTTCATCTAAAACTTCGACAACGAAATTTGTCTTTCAATGCGAAGATGGTTCATTGATTGAATCGGTTTTAATTCCAGATCAGGATAGATTAACATTATGTTTATCAACGCAGGTCGGTTGTCCTCTTGATTGTCAATTCTGTGCAACTGGTCAGATGGGTTACAAAAGAAATTTAAGTGTTTACGAAATTATTGATCAATTTATCCAGACAAGTAATTACTCAGATCGTCCTATAACTAACATCGTTTATATGGGAATGGGTGAACCTTTCCTGAATTATGAAAACACAATCAAATCACTTTCTATTTTCTCTTCTGATCTAGCGTTTGATATCTCAGCAAAAAAAATCACCGTTTCAACTGCTGGAATTCCTGATAAAATAATTGACTTTGCTCATCAACCATTTAAAGGCAAACTTGCATTTTCTCTCCATTCAACCGATGAAGAAGTAAGATCACTTATAATGCCAATCAACAAAAAGTATTCACTTAAACAAAACATCGAAGCTCTTGAATATTTTTACAAACAAACGAAGCGACGAATAACTTTTGAATATATTTTGTTAAAAGGAATTAATGACTCTGATAAAGATATTCAAGGATTGGTTAAACTCTGTCGAAGAATTCCAAGCAAAATAAATATCATTCCTTTTAATTCAATTGCCCATACAAATCCAAAAGGACTCGGCGCAACACTCGAACCAACTTCTCAAGAAGAGTTTGATGAGTTTGTTGAAAAATTAAGAAGAAATAATATCACCGTTTTTGTTCGAAACACAAAAGGCAGCGATATCGCTGGCGCCTGCGGACAACTTGCAACAAAAATTATTCGCAAATCTCAACTAAAACAATCAATTTGATTCAGGAGAAACAAATGGAAAAAGAGAAGACTCGAATTGCTCTGATTCAAATGTCAATGGAAGAGAACACCTCAAAAAATTTAAACAAAGCAAAAGAATTTGTTACTCAAGCTGCAAAAAATGGTGCAAAAATTATTTGTCTCCCAGAAATGTATAAGTCACTTTATTTCTGTCAGAAAGAAGAACACGAGTTCTTTAAACTTGCTGAAAAGCTTGAAGGCGAATCTTTTGAAGTTTTTTCAAAAATTTCAAAAAAATTTAAAGCCATTATAATTGTTCCAATTTTTGAAAAAAGGACAAATGGATTGTATCACAATAGTTTGATTGTAATTAATGAGAAAGGCGAACTGACAGGATTTTACAGGAAAATGCATATTCCTGATGATCCGCTTTACTACGAAAAATTTTATTTCACTCCTGGAGATACAGGCTTCAAGTCTTTTAATACAAAGTACGGAAAGATTGGAACATTAATATGCTGGGATCAATGGTTTCCTGAAGGAGCGAGAATTACTGCACTAAAAGGTGCCGAAATTTTATTGTATCCAACTGCAATTGGCTGGCATCCTTCGGAGAAAGAAAAATACGGTCAAGCACAAAGAGAAAGCTGGATGATAATCCAGAGAAGTCACGCAATTGCAAATGGAGTTTTTATTGCAGCAGTTAATAGAGTAGGATTTGAAAAAGTTGATGAAAAAAGTGATGGAATAATTTTCTGGGGCTCTTCATTCGTCTGTGATCCACAAGGGAAGATCATTGTTCAAGCATCTGAAGATAAAGAAGAGATAATTTATGCTGATGTTGACTTCAATAAAGTTGATGTCTTTAGAACTCACTGGCCCTTTCTTCGCGACAGAAGAATTGACGCTTATGATGATATAACAAAAAGATTTGTCGATTAAATGATTAATAAGAATTTCTGAATTCTCTAATTTCTTTTTAAATCATCATATCAATTATTGAAAACTTACATGAAGGTAAAAAACATGAAATTTCGATTACCAGCAGAGTGGGAAACACACGAAGCAACCTGGATAGGTTGGCCCTACAATAAAAATGATTGGCCCGGTAAATTCAGTCCAATTCCTTATGTGTTCGCCGAAATCGTAAAAAAACTAGTTGAAGGTGAACAGGTTTATATAATTGTTCAAAATGAAAATCATAAAAAATCAGCAATTCAAATTTTAAAGAAAGTTGGAGTTGATTTCTCTCAAATTTCCTTTGTAACTGCAAAAACTGATAGAAACTGGCTGCGTGATGCAGCACCTTTTTTTGTAAAGAACGAATCCGGTAAAGTCGTTCCAGTAAAATTTAATTTTAATGCCTGGGCTAAGTACAAAAATTTCAAACTTGATCGAAAAATTCCTGAAGTGATTTCAAAAGTTATCGGTAAAGAACTTGTTGATGCGACTTACAAAAACAATTTAGTTACCCTTGAAGGTGGTGCAATTGATACAAATGGTAGAGGGTCTCTCATCACAACTGAAGAATGTTTGCTGGATAAAAAAACGCAAACAAGAAATCCCGGCTTTACAAAATCCGACTATCAAAAAGTTTTCGAGAAATATCTTGGTATAAAAAACATCATCTGGCTAAAAAAAGGAATTGTTGGTGATGATACACACGGACACATTGATGATGTCTGTCGCTTTGTTAATGAAAAAACTTTACTTCTCTGCATTGAAAACAATCCCTATGATGAAAATTATAAAATCTTAAACGAGAACAAAGAAATTTTGCAAGATGCCCGTCTCGAAGATGGAAGCAAAGTAGAAGTGATTGAATTACCTATGCCAGAACCATTATATTTTGAAGGACAAAGACTTCCTGCAAGTTATGCAAATTTCTACATCTCAAATTCTTATGTCTTAGTTCCCACTTTTAATGATGTAAAAGACCGAGTTGCGCTTGGAATTTTAAGCGAATTATTCCGCGATCGAAAAGTTGTGGGAATTCATTCAGTAGATTTGGTCTGGGGACTTGGAACAATTCACTGTCTTACTCATGAACAACCAGCAGTATTAATATGATGTGGATACCATTAGCATTTGGTGTTGCACTTTTTGATTCTCTTAAAAATGTTCTTGCAAAACACACATTAAAAGATATTGATGAATATACAGTCGCCTGGGCAAATTCATTTTTTTCTGCAATATTTTTAATCCCAATTCTATTCTTCGAACTTCCTGAAATCAAACCAATGTTTTTTGTTGGGCTAATTGTCAGCGGAACACTCAATATTTTAGCTTTGATTTTTTTTATGAAGTCGATTAAAAGTGGAGACCTTTCGAATACTGTTCCGCTTACAACTTTATCTCCTCTTCTGTTGTTGATCACATCACCGATCATTGTTGGGGAATTCCCCTCGTTTCAAGGTATGCTGGGAATGATAGCAATTGTAGTTGGTGCTTATCTTTTAAATTTCAAACAAGATCAAAAAGATTTTTTGAGTCCCTTTAGATCAATCTTTAAGGAGAAAGGTCCGAGATATATGCTTTTGGTTGTTTTAATCTGGGCAATTACTGCAAACTTTGACAAGATCGGCGTTGTGAATTCTTCACCTCTTTTCTATTCATTTTCTGTTCAGTTGTATATTGGTGTTTTAATGTTGACTGTAGTAATTCCACGATTCGTAAGAAATCCAAATCCGATAAATAGAAATCTTAAATCTTTAATTGGAGTTGGTTTCCTTTCTACATTAACAATAATCTGTCATATGCTTGCGATCAGTTTGACAATAGTACCGTATGTAATTTCAATCAAGCGGACGAACTCTATCTTAAGTGTCGTTTTCGGTAGATTATTTTTTAAAGAAGGATACATGAAGGAAAGATTTTCTGCAGCTGTTTTAATGTTTATTGGGGTTTTATTAATTACATTTTCTTAAGATTTGAATTTTCACTCTTCATCATTAATTATCCAGATGGATAAGCGCAAAATTTTCAAAGTCGATTTAAGCAACCCGCCTGAAGTATTTTAAAGAAGGAAATTCAGAATAGTTAAATGGGATTAATTTTTTTTAGTTGGTTGTACATTAGACCTTTTATAATTATCGCTTAAATCTTTTGATAGGAATTAAAAGAAATTCTACTTAATACATTTCAGGGAAGAATGGATCGGACCGGTCTAATCATTAATCAATCAAGCTTCACTCATTCAAAGAAAAATAAATAGTACCATTTTCTTCTTGATGCAAAAACAAAACACCCAGTCTGACAAGTTTAACTAAAATTCTTTGAGCTCTTCTTTCAGAAATATTAACAAGCCGGCAGAATTCCCGTGTATTAATTCTTTCATTTTTTTCAAGATAATCAAACAACGCTTTCTCTTTTTTACCGAGACGGAATTCTGTTTCATTATCATCATTGTAACTTGTATGCAAAAGTTTGATCATCTCCTTAGATGCTTGAACCGATTTCGATTTCATTCTTATAAAAACTTTCGCAGTCCTGTAATTCAAGTTCGGTTGATAGTCCTGAATACGATGCGGCTTTTTTAAGCTTTCTTTTACTTCACCAATTACAACATCTTTACCGTCTATTTCAAGGACATAAACTCTCAAATCGATCTCTGGTTCACAATAATTTTTAGTTGTTTCGAGTAGCAATTCTTCCGTCTCTTTTTCACTTTTCACACCAACTATTTCACCGTTATCATCAACACCAAAGAAAATTAATCCACCTTTTGAATTGGCAAATGCGATAAGCTCTCGAGCAATTTTTTCAAAGGTGGTGAATTTTCTTTTGAATTCAACTTTTGAACTCTCACCTTCCGAAATTAATCTTAATGCTTCTTGTTCGTTAAGTTCGATATTCATTTTCATTCTGGTAAAATTGCTGATGACATTCGACTTAAAGCTAAATTCTTTCTTCTAATGACAAAACGACTGTTATCATTTGGTTTGTGTTTTAATGGTGAAGGTAAAATTGCAATTATTCTTGCAACTTGATCACGATTTAATTTATCTAAATCAGTATTAAAAAATTTTCTACTCGATGCTTGAATTCCGAAAATCCCCTCACCAAGCTCTACTATATTAAGATAATGTTCAAGAATAGTTTGTTTAGGAAGCTCTTTTTCCATTCTAATTGCAGCTAAAATTTCTTTTGCTTTTCTAAAATAACTTCTTTGCGTGGTGAAATAAATATTTTTTGCAGTTTGCATTGTGATTGTACTTCCGCCGCGTACAATTTTACCTCGTCTTAAATTAATTCGAGATGCAAGTTGAAGGCTTTCCCAGTCAATTCCTCGATGAGATGCAAAACCATCATCTTCCATTACCAGTGCTGCTTGTTTGAATGAAACTGGAATTCTATCGTAGGATATCCAATGTTGTGCTGGATAAAATATCAAAAAATTTTCTAATGCCCGTTGTTCCATTACTCCCGAAATCCTTGTCCTGGTAATTTCAAGTGAGGGGATATGAAATGAAGGAATAGCGATGTAAAAAATAAGAATAGAAAAAATTACTAAAAATTTTAATCGCGACTGTTCAAATTTCTCTTTCAAAAAGAGATAAAGGAATTCAATCTCAAGTTTTTTGTCAAAATACTCATTCACTTTCGTCTTATTCGATTATTTTCCTGTTCTTTTCGAATTGTTGAGTCTGGTTTAATTTGTTCTTCAATTTTTAGTTCTGGGTTCTCTTTCTTTTCGTCATTCTCTAAGATTTGATTCTCATCTGGTTTTGTTTCAGGTTTTTTATTTGAATTTTCAATACTATCCTGAATAGCTTTTCGCTCCATTTCTTTGCGCTGTAGTTCACTTTCATAAGCGATTAACTTTGAATTGATTCTCTGAGTATATAGAGATTGTGGAAATTTTTCCTTCAGTTGTTTATAAACAGAGTAAGCCGAATCAAATTGAGATAATTTATTTTCATAAATGTAACCAATCATTAAAAGAGATTTTGGTGCATAATCTGTTTTTTCGTACTCATTATAAATTTCTTGTAATTTATTGATTGCTTCTTTGTATTTCTTTTGCTCAACTAAATTTTCAGCTTCTCGATATTTTAGATCTGGTAAATCTTTACTTCCAACTTTTATCGGTAGCTTCAATTTTTTTGCAGCTATTTTAGAAATTTCGGTATCGATAAAGTTTTCATAAATATATTGATAAAGACTATCAGCTTTTTCTTTTTCACCTTTGATCTCATAATAACTAGCTAAAGCATAGATAGCTCTCTCACTAAAATCTTTATCAGGATATTTTTCAACTATTGATTTTAAATGGACATAAGCAGAGTCGGGCTTTTCATAATCAATCATAAATAATGTAGCCAGATCAAATTTCAATCGAGCTATGTTGACTTCGAGTGAGTCTGCTGTTTTTAAATTAGCCTGATATGTGAGTGAATCTCGTTTCAATTTTTCAGCATACAAACTATCTGCTCGTTTTTTTTCAGCAAGATATTCTTGCAAATCTGCTAGATACGCTGAGTCGTTAAGCATTGATGAATCAATTTCAATTTCCTGAAATTTCGGATAAGTCGTATCCACGGGGAATGTTCTAAGTATTGGAATTTGTTTCTCCAGATTTCGAATTGATGTCCATAAATTTTTATAACGATTTAAAATATTTGATTTAAACTGAGCACTCTTTTTCAAATTATCGGGCAGCTGGGAACGAAGACTTTTATCATAATAATATTTTGCTGAATCAAAAATACCAACAACATTTTCTAAATAATTGGCAATCTCGTACTGTGCGATACCGGCTGTCTCTCTGGTTTGATAGGTTGTGTCAACTTTCACAAAATAATCAAGAGCTTTTGCGGTATCCTTCTCACTTAAGTACAAATAAGCATATTCAAGCTCGATATAATCTTTATATTCATCAAACAAAGATTCAGAGTAAAGATCCTTTAATATTTTCTTTGCCTCATCAATTCTATTCTTTTCTCTCAAGATTTTTGCAAACTCCAGTTGAGATTTGAAAATATAGTAATAGTCAGATGTATATTTTTTAACTTTTGAATAATTTTCAAGAGCTTGATCGAGCTGACCTAATTTTGCGTACGAATTTCCTATTTGCATCAAAACTTGAGCTCTTGCTTCATCATCATCTGAAATTTTTACAAATTCCTGACCAAGATTAATTATACCTTCATAATCATTCCGCTTAAAATAAATCTTAATTATTTCAAGAAGAGCAAGGCTCATAACCTCTTCTTCTTCTTGATCTTTTGCGTCTAAATAAATTTCGTTCAGAAGTTTTAATGCTCGGTCTGTTTCAATTGTTTGAGCATATGAGCGTGCGATCCATAATTTCGCTTCAAGTGCGTATTTACTATCAGGGAATGTTGCCAGCAGCTCAGAGAATTTTCTAATCGCACTTGGATATTCCCGCTGGTAATAATAAGCTTTGCCAATCATAAAAAGTGCATCATCAACCAAAGAGCTATTTTGATGATATTGAAGAATCTTTGAACATTTTTCGATTACTTGAACTAATTTGTTTGTAACATTTCCTGAAGGTGCAATTACTTTTGTGGTAAAAATGTCCTTTTGCTGTTTTAGTAGTTCTTGTTCAGCCTCAGAAAAAATTTTATTTGCATTATAGTAAATGTTGAAGTAAGTCGTAAAATTTTCAAATCCTTTTTTCAAAAAGTCTGTGACAGCACAGGAGCTAAAAAATAGTGATAATAAGAAAATTGGAAGGAATGATTTTAATCTATTCATTAATCGAACCAATATTTAATTATTTTGAAATAGAGTATCCAGATCGCATTTGTAATTAAGCATAATTTCAAAAAGCAAAAAGGTCCTTTTTATTGAATATTTAAATTTCAAAGTGCATTTTTCCCTGACTCTTCAGTCCTAATTCGAATTGCATCCTCAATAGTTGAAATAAAAATTTTTCCATCACCAATTTGACCAGTTTTTGCTGCACGAATAATTGTATTTACAACGGTTTCCTGCTGGGATTCAAGACAAACAATTTCAATCTTAATTTTTGGAACGAATTCAATTCTATATTCACTGCCACGATAAATTTCCGAGTGCCCTTTCTGTCTGCCGTAACCTCTAACTTCGGTGATTGTCAATCCCTGAATTCCTTCTTCAAGTAATGCATCTTTCACATCATCCAATTTAAAGGGTCTGATGATTGCTTCAATCTTTTTTAACTTATGAGACTGCATAAATTACCTCTCAATTATCTACCATGACAATGTTTATATTTTTTACCGCTTCCACAGGGACAAGGATCATTTCTTCCAATTTTTTCACCAACTCTGACCGGTTGTGGTTTACCGGCTGTCTGCGGTGACGATTGCACTGCTCCCTTTTCCTTCGCAACCTGTAAACCATCAACAGATTGATGAATTGTTTGAATTCTTTCAGGAACTCGTCTTCTTCTTTGCAGCTGTTCTGGAACTTCAGGGAACCATTTAAAGACGAATTTCAAACTTTCATCTCGAATTGCTACAAGCATATTCATAAATAATTCATAAGCTTCTGATTTATATTCAATCAATGGATCACGTTGACCGTAAGCACGAAGTCCAATTCCCTCTTTCAAATCGTCCATATCACGGAGATGTTCTTTCCATTTCTCATCGATTACACTCAGCACTGCAAATCTTTCAAGATTAGCCATTAATTCACTGCCGAGCATCTTTTCTTTTTTATTATAAAAATCAACCGCAGCTTGATAAATTTTTTCAGTCAAACCATCTTCACCAAGTTCTTGAAACAGCTGGGGAGTAATTTGAATATCAATTAAAAGATTTCTGATCAATTCTTCTCGTAACTGATCTATTTCTGCTTTTTCATAATACTTATGAACTGTGTCAGAAATAAATTCAAACAAATCTTCAAGTAATCTTCCTTTTAATCTTTCGCCCTTCAATGCCTGCATTCTCTTTGCGTAAATAACCTCACGCTGCGAGTTCATCACATTATCATATTCAAGGAGTCTCTTTCGAATGGCAAAATTATTTTCTTCAACTTTTTTTTGAGCTCTTTCAACGCTTCTTGTGATTAATGGATGAGTTATTACCTCACCTTCTTTGACACCTATTCGTTCCATAATTGAAGCAATTCGATCGCTGCCAAAGAGTCTCATTAAATCATCTTCAAGTGAGAGATAGAATTTCGAAGAACCTGGATCGCCCTGACGACCGGCACGACCTCTCAACTGACGATCAATTCTTCTTGATTCATGACGAGTTGTTCCAAGAATTGCAAGTCCACCGAGTTCTTTTACACCAGGACCAAGTTTAATGTCAGTTCCACGACCCGCCATATTTGTTGCAATTGTAACTGCGCCTCTCAATCCAGCATTAGCAATTATCTCTGCCTCACGTTGATGATGCTTTGCATTCAAAACATTATGAGGAATTCCTTTTCTTTTCAGCATTCTGCTCACGGTTTCAGATGCTTCTACCGAAGTTGTACCTACAAGGATAGGTCTGCCGATTTTGTGAAGTTCTTCAATTTCATCTAACAATGCATTGTATTTTTCGCGCATTGTTCTGTAAATAACATCATCATAATCAATTCTAATGCAGGGTTTATGGGTTGGAATAACTACAACATCAAGTTTGTATATTTCCCAGAATTCAGCGGCTTCTGTTTCTGCAGTACCGGTCATACCCGCAAGTTTTTTATAAAGCCTGAAATAATTTTGAAGAGTAATTGTGGCTAAAGTTTGAGTATCTTTTTCAACTTTTACATTTTCCTTTGCCTCGATTGCTTGATGCAAACCATCTGAATATCTTCTTCCTGGAAGTAAACGACCAGTAAATTCATCTACAATCATTACTTTGCCATCATCAGTCACAACATATTCAACATCTTTTTCATAAAGTGCATAAGCTCGGAGTAATTGCTGAACAGTGTGAATTCGATCGCTTCTTTCTGCATAAAGCTGATAAAGTTTATCTTTTCTTTTTGCTTTCTCTTCGATTGTTAGACTTTTATCATTTTCAATTTTGCTGATTTCAGTTCCAAGATCAGGAAGAACAAAAAAGTCTTTATCTTCATTGATGTTCGTAATAAACTCTCTACCTTTTTCTGTTAAATCAATAGAGTGATTTTTCTCATCAATTCGGAAATAAAGCTCATCGTCAATTTCGTGCATACGTTTTTCCTGCTCGCGCATATACTCGAGCTCGGTTTCCTGCATTAACTTTTTATTTGAAGGCTCGCTTAAAAGCTTCATTAATTTTTTGTTTTTTGGGTAACCACGATGAGCCCTTAAAAGCAATACTCCAGCTTTGTGATAGTCAGGTTCAGGTTTGTTTAATTCATCTTCTGCTTCTTGAACAATCTTAGCAACAAGTTGAGCCTGAGCACGGACAAGTCTTTCAACCCTGGGTTTTAATTCTGTGAATTTTTGTTCAGAACTCTCAACAGGTCCGCTGATAATCAAAGGTGTTCTCGCTTCATCAATTAAGACCGAATCAACTTCGTCAACGATAGCGTAATTATGTCCGCGTTGCACAACCCCATCTAATGAAATTGCCATATTATCTCGGAGATAATCAAAACCAAATTCGTTGTTGGTTCCGTAGGTTATATCGCACTGATACATTTTTTTTCTTTCTTCAGGCGACATATGATTAAGTATCACACCAACTGTTAAACCATGAAACTCAAAAATCTTACCCATCCATTCACGGTCACGCTGAGCCAGATAATCATTAACCGTTACAAGATGACAGCCGCGACCTGTCAATGCATTTAAGAACAAAGGCATCGTAGCTACAAGCGTTTTACCTTCACCAGTTGCCATTTCAGCAATCTTTCCCTGATGAAGCACAATTGCACCCATCAATTGCACATCGAATGGGATCATATCCCATGTGATTTTTCGACCAACAACTTCCCATGATTTACCAACGAGTCTTCGGCAGGTATCTTTCACTATTGCATATGCACGAGGCAGAAGTTCGTCGAGGACTTCTTCATAAGTTGCATCAAGCTCTTCGTTTAATTTTTCGAGTTCGTCGTAAATTTTTTGTTGTTCGTCAGCAGGCAGGTCTTCTTTAAGTCTTGCCTCAAGAGATTCAATCTGATTTCTTAAGTCCTGTGTTCTTTCGTTAATGATTTGTTTTAATTTTTGAGTTTCTGCTCTTAATTCATCATCAGTTAAATCTTTTAATGTCTCATAAATTTGATTAATTTCAGCAACAATGGGTTTTAATGCTTCGATATCTCTTTTATGCTTATCGCCAAAAATTTTCTTCAATAACTTTAACATTTTACCTCTTCAATATTTTGTTAAAACTAATTAAATGGGTTTTGAAAAACAATTTAAGTATAAAAATAAATTGACTGAATGCAATTTAAACCTATTAAACAAAAAGTTGAATGGAACTTTTGAGTTTTCAAATCTCAAAGCCCCATTTTTATTAATTTTTGCTCTATTACTTAGCAGATTAAAACAAAGTTTCATAAGCTCTCAATAAAACTTGATTTAAGAATATTTCGCTCAATGTTAGAAAAGTTTTCTATCACAATTACTAAATTTGCACGTGTTTAAAAAAGAGCTAAAAAAATATCTTTTAGAATTATCAGCCAGGTATTTTTCATCAGGCAAAGAAAAGTTAATCGCTCAAAACATAGATAAATTGCTTGATTCAATCTTTGTTTCCCAAAGAGTTATCAATAATCTTAAAAGAATTTCTGAGAGCGATTATTATAAGTCTGTTTATGCTGAAAAAGTTGAATCCTTTCTGATCTATCTTGAGGTCATTCTAAAAATCTCGGCTTATTCAAATTACTTAACCGATATCGTTGTTCGTAATCCTGAATTCCTAACAAGATTTCTATCATCAGATGAACTACAGAGAAATTTTTCCTCAGAAGATTACAGCGATGAGCTAAAATCACAGCTTCAGATTTTCAAATCTTTCGAAAAGAAAATTGATGCAATCAGGCGATTTAAAAGAATGCATATTCTAAGAATTGGATTGAGAGATATATTGAGACTTTGTGATATAGAACAATCGATGCTTGAATATTCTGAATTAACAAGAACAATTTTGGAAAATGTTTTTGAATTAGTCCTTTATCAACAAAAACAAAAAACGAATTTAGTATCGATACCCGAATATACACTGATTGCTCTTGGAAAATTTGGCGGTAATGAACTTAATTATAGTTCAGATGTCGATTTGATTTGCGTTTACGACAATCCAGAAGAAAAATTTAATTCAGAAGTGCTCGAATTTTATGATAAAGTTATTAAGGATTTCATTCAAGTTTGCAGTGAATTGAAAGATGGAAGCTCGCTTTACCGAATCGATTTTAGATTAAGACCTGATGGGAAATATTCACCTCTTGCTCGTTCGCTCGCTTACTATCAGATTTATTATGAAACTTATGGTCGAGACTGGGAAAGGCAAATGCTCTTAAAAATGAATTATTGCGCTGGGAGTAAAAAACTTTTTGATAAATTTTATTCAATGCTCCAAAACTTTGTTTCTCCCCGAACACTATTTGAGCCACCCCAATCTTTCGTTAAAAAATTCAGAGAAATTCAAAAAGAAAAATTCGATCAGGAAAGTTTATCAAAAAATTTAAAACATTTTGAAGGCGGAATTCGAGATGTAGAATTTTCAATTCAGGTAATTCAATTACTTCGAGGCGGGAAATTAGTTGAATTACGAACGCCGAATACAATTGAAGCAATTCAAATGCTCCAGAAAAATAAACTAATTCAGCCAAAACAAGCCAGAGAGTTGATTGATGCTTACAAGTTTTTAAGAAGAATTGAAAATTTTATTCAATTGATGGATGATCGTCAAACTCACTCAATTCCAGATGATGAAGACAAATTGCAAAACTTAATCAAATTTCTTGGTTTCAAATCCATAAGTGAGTTTAATAAAAAGCTTGATCAAACAAGGAAACTTGTTAGAGAACACCACGATCAGGTATTTGAATTTTATGGTGACGAAGAAG
Protein-coding sequences here:
- a CDS encoding ATP-binding protein; this translates as MNIELNEQEALRLISEGESSKVEFKRKFTTFEKIARELIAFANSKGGLIFFGVDDNGEIVGVKSEKETEELLLETTKNYCEPEIDLRVYVLEIDGKDVVIGEVKESLKKPHRIQDYQPNLNYRTAKVFIRMKSKSVQASKEMIKLLHTSYNDDNETEFRLGKKEKALFDYLEKNERINTREFCRLVNISERRAQRILVKLVRLGVLFLHQEENGTIYFSLNE
- a CDS encoding agmatine deiminase family protein gives rise to the protein MKVKNMKFRLPAEWETHEATWIGWPYNKNDWPGKFSPIPYVFAEIVKKLVEGEQVYIIVQNENHKKSAIQILKKVGVDFSQISFVTAKTDRNWLRDAAPFFVKNESGKVVPVKFNFNAWAKYKNFKLDRKIPEVISKVIGKELVDATYKNNLVTLEGGAIDTNGRGSLITTEECLLDKKTQTRNPGFTKSDYQKVFEKYLGIKNIIWLKKGIVGDDTHGHIDDVCRFVNEKTLLLCIENNPYDENYKILNENKEILQDARLEDGSKVEVIELPMPEPLYFEGQRLPASYANFYISNSYVLVPTFNDVKDRVALGILSELFRDRKVVGIHSVDLVWGLGTIHCLTHEQPAVLI
- a CDS encoding DMT family transporter, whose amino-acid sequence is MMWIPLAFGVALFDSLKNVLAKHTLKDIDEYTVAWANSFFSAIFLIPILFFELPEIKPMFFVGLIVSGTLNILALIFFMKSIKSGDLSNTVPLTTLSPLLLLITSPIIVGEFPSFQGMLGMIAIVVGAYLLNFKQDQKDFLSPFRSIFKEKGPRYMLLVVLIWAITANFDKIGVVNSSPLFYSFSVQLYIGVLMLTVVIPRFVRNPNPINRNLKSLIGVGFLSTLTIICHMLAISLTIVPYVISIKRTNSILSVVFGRLFFKEGYMKERFSAAVLMFIGVLLITFS
- a CDS encoding carbon-nitrogen hydrolase, whose amino-acid sequence is MEKEKTRIALIQMSMEENTSKNLNKAKEFVTQAAKNGAKIICLPEMYKSLYFCQKEEHEFFKLAEKLEGESFEVFSKISKKFKAIIIVPIFEKRTNGLYHNSLIVINEKGELTGFYRKMHIPDDPLYYEKFYFTPGDTGFKSFNTKYGKIGTLICWDQWFPEGARITALKGAEILLYPTAIGWHPSEKEKYGQAQRESWMIIQRSHAIANGVFIAAVNRVGFEKVDEKSDGIIFWGSSFVCDPQGKIIVQASEDKEEIIYADVDFNKVDVFRTHWPFLRDRRIDAYDDITKRFVD
- a CDS encoding tetratricopeptide repeat protein; this encodes MNRLKSFLPIFLLSLFFSSCAVTDFLKKGFENFTTYFNIYYNANKIFSEAEQELLKQQKDIFTTKVIAPSGNVTNKLVQVIEKCSKILQYHQNSSLVDDALFMIGKAYYYQREYPSAIRKFSELLATFPDSKYALEAKLWIARSYAQTIETDRALKLLNEIYLDAKDQEEEEVMSLALLEIIKIYFKRNDYEGIINLGQEFVKISDDDEARAQVLMQIGNSYAKLGQLDQALENYSKVKKYTSDYYYIFKSQLEFAKILREKNRIDEAKKILKDLYSESLFDEYKDYIELEYAYLYLSEKDTAKALDYFVKVDTTYQTRETAGIAQYEIANYLENVVGIFDSAKYYYDKSLRSQLPDNLKKSAQFKSNILNRYKNLWTSIRNLEKQIPILRTFPVDTTYPKFQEIEIDSSMLNDSAYLADLQEYLAEKKRADSLYAEKLKRDSLTYQANLKTADSLEVNIARLKFDLATLFMIDYEKPDSAYVHLKSIVEKYPDKDFSERAIYALASYYEIKGEKEKADSLYQYIYENFIDTEISKIAAKKLKLPIKVGSKDLPDLKYREAENLVEQKKYKEAINKLQEIYNEYEKTDYAPKSLLMIGYIYENKLSQFDSAYSVYKQLKEKFPQSLYTQRINSKLIAYESELQRKEMERKAIQDSIENSNKKPETKPDENQILENDEKKENPELKIEEQIKPDSTIRKEQENNRIRRK
- a CDS encoding P-II family nitrogen regulator, which gives rise to MQSHKLKKIEAIIRPFKLDDVKDALLEEGIQGLTITEVRGYGRQKGHSEIYRGSEYRIEFVPKIKIEIVCLESQQETVVNTIIRAAKTGQIGDGKIFISTIEDAIRIRTEESGKNAL
- the rlmN gene encoding 23S rRNA (adenine(2503)-C(2))-methyltransferase RlmN, whose translation is MNIKKINLKGKTLEELQIFFEEINEDKFRATQVFQWLYQKRVSSFDEMTNLSKSLRNKLKQIASIDQLKLVETQTSSKTSTTKFVFQCEDGSLIESVLIPDQDRLTLCLSTQVGCPLDCQFCATGQMGYKRNLSVYEIIDQFIQTSNYSDRPITNIVYMGMGEPFLNYENTIKSLSIFSSDLAFDISAKKITVSTAGIPDKIIDFAHQPFKGKLAFSLHSTDEEVRSLIMPINKKYSLKQNIEALEYFYKQTKRRITFEYILLKGINDSDKDIQGLVKLCRRIPSKINIIPFNSIAHTNPKGLGATLEPTSQEEFDEFVEKLRRNNITVFVRNTKGSDIAGACGQLATKIIRKSQLKQSI
- the mtgA gene encoding monofunctional biosynthetic peptidoglycan transglycosylase — encoded protein: MNEYFDKKLEIEFLYLFLKEKFEQSRLKFLVIFSILIFYIAIPSFHIPSLEITRTRISGVMEQRALENFLIFYPAQHWISYDRIPVSFKQAALVMEDDGFASHRGIDWESLQLASRINLRRGKIVRGGSTITMQTAKNIYFTTQRSYFRKAKEILAAIRMEKELPKQTILEHYLNIVELGEGIFGIQASSRKFFNTDLDKLNRDQVARIIAILPSPLKHKPNDNSRFVIRRKNLALSRMSSAILPE